A single Capricornis sumatraensis isolate serow.1 chromosome 20, serow.2, whole genome shotgun sequence DNA region contains:
- the C20H19orf12 gene encoding protein C19orf12 homolog isoform X2 has protein sequence MTSGQFKPVPQIIMELPPAEQQKLFNEATAIIRHLEWTDAVQLTMLVMGSEALQKQLLAMLANYVTRELRAEVQYDD, from the coding sequence ATGACGAGTGGACAGTTTAAGCCAGTTCCTCAGATCATAATGGAGCTACCGCCTGCCGAGCAGCAGAAGCTCTTTAACGAAGCCACTGCCATCATCAGGCACCTGGAGTGGACGGACGCCGTGCAGCTGACCATGCTGGTCATGGGCAGTGAGGCCCTGCAGAAGCAGCTGCTCGCGATGCTGGCCAACTACGTCACCAGGGAACTGCGGGCGGAAGTGCAGTACGACGACTAG